The following are from one region of the Pelagibius sp. CAU 1746 genome:
- a CDS encoding ABC transporter ATP-binding protein produces MSPQLEIKQLTKSFQGLVALDAVDLSIEAGDLVGLIGPNGSGKTTMLNIVGGYYDASSGRVDFQGQRIDGKAPSALARLGIGRSFQVTKVFKRLTVLENLVVPGATDWTAGKASIVERAMQILRELNLERLATERASSLSGGQAKLLEFGRIMMLSPKLVLLDEPFGGVHPELKAFMYERIRDWNAAGVTVILVSHDMGSIFDLCRRVVTLSYGHIIADGTPEEVRNDPAVLDAYLGDHHVA; encoded by the coding sequence ATGAGTCCGCAGCTCGAGATAAAGCAGCTGACCAAGAGCTTTCAGGGCCTCGTCGCGTTGGATGCCGTCGACCTTTCCATCGAAGCCGGCGATCTTGTCGGCCTGATCGGGCCCAACGGCTCCGGCAAGACCACGATGCTCAACATCGTGGGCGGCTACTACGATGCCAGTTCGGGGCGGGTCGATTTCCAGGGCCAGCGCATTGACGGCAAGGCGCCCAGCGCCCTGGCGCGCCTCGGCATCGGCCGGTCGTTCCAGGTCACGAAAGTCTTCAAACGCCTGACCGTCTTGGAGAACCTGGTCGTTCCCGGAGCCACCGATTGGACGGCCGGTAAGGCAAGCATCGTCGAACGGGCCATGCAGATCCTGCGCGAGCTGAATCTGGAACGCCTGGCCACGGAGCGGGCCAGCAGTCTGTCGGGCGGGCAAGCCAAGCTGCTCGAGTTCGGCCGCATCATGATGCTCTCGCCCAAGCTGGTTCTTCTCGATGAACCCTTCGGCGGCGTCCACCCGGAACTGAAGGCCTTTATGTACGAGAGGATCCGCGACTGGAACGCGGCGGGCGTGACGGTCATCCTGGTGAGCCATGACATGGGCTCCATCTTCGATCTCTGCCGCCGTGTCGTGACGCTGTCCTACGGCCACATCATCGCGGACGGCACACCCGAAGAGGTGCGCAATGACCCCGCCGTCCTCGACGCCTACCTGGGAGACCACCATGTCGCTTGA
- a CDS encoding ATP-binding cassette domain-containing protein, whose amino-acid sequence MTPPSSTPTWETTMSLEVVNLHAGYQRDIDILRGLNLVARDGQLTTIIGANGVGKSTLLKSIVGQLKPHSGSLTYQGLDLIKTPAKDLVRHGIAYIAQQHAIFKEMTVEENVEMATWSFRGERARARRARERIYDRAPYLKEFRSRRAGLMSGGQQRLMQLELALMSDPQLLLIDEPTVGLDPKRAHTIYTHLRALVSEEGKTILMVDQNVIAGTDVADYIYVLELGQNKLEGSKEKFDREYRDTIADWLI is encoded by the coding sequence ATGACCCCGCCGTCCTCGACGCCTACCTGGGAGACCACCATGTCGCTTGAGGTCGTGAATCTTCACGCGGGCTATCAGCGTGATATCGATATCCTGCGCGGCCTGAACCTGGTGGCGCGCGATGGCCAACTGACGACGATCATCGGCGCCAACGGCGTCGGCAAGTCGACCTTGCTGAAGAGCATCGTGGGACAGCTGAAGCCGCATAGCGGCAGCCTGACCTATCAGGGGCTGGATTTGATCAAGACGCCGGCCAAGGATCTGGTGCGCCACGGGATCGCCTATATCGCTCAACAGCACGCCATCTTCAAAGAGATGACCGTGGAAGAGAACGTCGAGATGGCGACCTGGAGCTTCAGGGGCGAGAGAGCCCGGGCCAGGCGGGCGCGGGAGCGGATCTACGACCGTGCGCCCTATCTGAAGGAGTTCAGGTCGCGGCGGGCCGGTTTGATGTCGGGCGGGCAGCAGCGGCTTATGCAGCTGGAGCTCGCCTTGATGAGCGATCCTCAGCTCTTGCTGATCGACGAGCCGACCGTGGGACTGGATCCCAAGCGCGCCCACACCATCTACACCCACCTTCGGGCGCTGGTGAGCGAAGAGGGAAAGACGATTCTGATGGTCGATCAGAACGTCATCGCCGGAACCGACGTGGCTGACTACATCTATGTTCTGGAGTTGGGCCAGAACAAGCTGGAAGGCAGCAAGGAGAAGTTCGACCGCGAGTATCGCGACACTATCGCCGACTGGCTGATCTAG
- a CDS encoding ABC transporter substrate-binding protein: MKRSWLTSAALVAALAAAPAVAQETIKIGGIAPLSPPGGVQTGESLRDGMRIAVEELNAAGGVMGKQIELIVEDTSGVPEKGVAAFERLASKEQVVAVTGSAHSAVCSAVGPVAEKYGTAFIAGECWSDSVTAAQIPEVFRITVANSLVYSVAADWVKEAGFKHVAVISENSDWGFGIIDVFEKNLKDTGAKVTSFTAERTVSDFTPQLLQLKRSDPQPDLIVAGFTGSNLLLMLRQAYDLGVAPSKNTAIFAAGADVLEPEFWNVMGDDGVYVIGNPAGLPGKPDTPLSRSFAKAYEDAYGRPANAVAMEGYDGVMVIAEAIKAAGSADREAIQDALRKLQWDGTRGKIYFPQTAEPKWKFQQWPEVPIFVIQYSKPNQTPAESEILWPRAQATTDSLLLQP; encoded by the coding sequence ATGAAACGCAGTTGGCTCACATCGGCCGCCCTGGTGGCGGCCTTGGCGGCGGCACCGGCCGTGGCCCAGGAAACCATTAAGATCGGCGGTATCGCGCCTCTGTCGCCTCCGGGCGGCGTGCAGACCGGAGAATCGCTGCGCGACGGTATGCGCATCGCGGTCGAGGAACTGAATGCCGCCGGCGGCGTCATGGGCAAGCAGATCGAGCTCATCGTCGAGGATACTTCCGGCGTGCCGGAAAAGGGCGTCGCGGCCTTTGAACGGCTGGCCTCTAAGGAACAGGTCGTCGCCGTGACCGGCAGCGCGCACAGCGCGGTCTGCTCCGCCGTCGGCCCTGTGGCCGAAAAGTACGGCACCGCCTTCATCGCCGGCGAATGCTGGTCGGACAGCGTTACCGCGGCCCAGATTCCCGAAGTCTTCCGCATCACCGTCGCCAACTCCCTGGTCTATTCCGTGGCCGCGGACTGGGTCAAGGAAGCCGGTTTCAAGCACGTCGCCGTCATCTCCGAGAACTCGGACTGGGGCTTCGGCATCATCGACGTCTTCGAGAAGAACCTGAAGGACACCGGCGCGAAGGTGACCTCCTTCACCGCCGAGCGCACCGTCAGCGACTTCACCCCGCAGCTCCTGCAGCTCAAGCGTTCCGATCCGCAGCCCGACCTCATTGTCGCCGGCTTCACCGGTTCGAACCTGCTGCTGATGCTGCGCCAGGCCTATGACTTGGGCGTTGCGCCGTCCAAGAACACGGCGATCTTCGCGGCCGGCGCCGACGTGCTGGAGCCGGAATTCTGGAACGTCATGGGCGACGACGGCGTCTACGTCATCGGCAACCCTGCCGGCCTGCCCGGCAAGCCCGACACGCCGCTTTCCCGCAGCTTCGCCAAGGCCTACGAAGACGCCTACGGCCGCCCGGCCAACGCCGTGGCCATGGAAGGCTACGATGGCGTGATGGTCATCGCCGAGGCGATCAAGGCGGCGGGCTCCGCGGATCGTGAAGCGATCCAGGACGCGCTGCGCAAGCTGCAGTGGGACGGCACCCGTGGGAAGATCTACTTCCCGCAGACGGCCGAACCGAAGTGGAAGTTCCAGCAGTGGCCGGAAGTTCCGATCTTCGTGATCCAGTACAGCAAGCCGAACCAGACCCCGGCGGAATCCGAGATCCTCTGGCCGCGGGCTCAGGCGACCACGGACTCGTTGCTGTTGCAGCCGTAA
- a CDS encoding helix-turn-helix transcriptional regulator has translation MRTDFIANLRLLCSYHASTSEVCRKIGISRQQFTKYLSGSSFPSQRNLRVLCDFFGVEDYELLMPSDQFANIVRLRPVRGDDGPRLPPRFERLIGTAARHANQLRRFHGYYFKYFYSLSEPGMVLRSLVYIYSSENLTQYKTIERLRPFGSRASTPYIFKYDGILLLVGDRLHMIDHEVVVGNEVSQSILYLPNRNRLSQLFGLMIGVAGTEAHQPAAVKVVLEYLGKTVDRKRALAHCGLLDPAHASIDPQICEYIAMPQGLEADALRCEVPTSMLS, from the coding sequence TTGAGGACGGATTTCATCGCCAACCTGCGGTTGCTGTGCAGCTATCACGCCTCGACTTCGGAGGTTTGCCGGAAGATCGGCATCAGCCGCCAGCAGTTCACGAAGTATCTCTCGGGGAGCAGTTTTCCCAGTCAGCGGAACCTTCGCGTGCTCTGCGACTTCTTCGGCGTGGAGGACTACGAACTGCTGATGCCGAGCGACCAGTTCGCCAATATCGTACGCCTGAGGCCGGTGCGCGGCGACGATGGGCCGCGCCTGCCGCCCCGCTTCGAGCGCCTGATCGGTACCGCGGCGCGCCATGCCAACCAGCTCCGGCGGTTCCACGGCTACTATTTCAAGTACTTCTACTCGCTGTCGGAACCCGGAATGGTCCTGCGGTCGCTGGTCTATATCTATTCTTCCGAGAACCTCACGCAGTACAAGACCATCGAGCGCCTGAGGCCTTTCGGCAGCCGCGCGAGCACGCCTTACATCTTCAAGTATGATGGGATACTGCTTCTGGTGGGCGACCGGCTTCACATGATCGACCACGAAGTCGTGGTCGGAAACGAGGTCTCGCAGTCGATCCTCTACCTGCCGAACCGCAATCGTCTTTCACAGCTTTTCGGCCTGATGATCGGCGTTGCGGGCACGGAGGCGCACCAACCCGCCGCCGTGAAGGTTGTCCTGGAATATCTGGGCAAGACGGTCGACCGGAAGCGTGCGCTGGCCCATTGCGGACTGCTGGATCCGGCGCACGCCTCAATCGACCCGCAGATCTGCGAGTACATCGCCATGCCGCAGGGCCTGGAGGCCGACGCCCTGCGCTGTGAGGTGCCGACTTCGATGCTCTCGTAG
- a CDS encoding ABC transporter ATP-binding protein: MSDHSQDKQPIRGYGRGGVETVISVEDVNRQASQLAKEGIPPSRLAELAGTDGFVTIEKLRAGYGKMQILHDFNLQVGKGQSLCLIGPNGAGKSTVLHSIFGFTNIFSGTVKVNGKDVTKLSPKDKLRSAGVAYILQDKSVFPGMTVEENLWMGGYLMDKPQQAKEKAEQIFEKYSRLAERRRHPAKVLSGGERRLLEISRALVMDPDVLLVDEPSIGLEPRFIDMVFEILEDLQKGEGKTIIMVEQNAKKGLEFADIGYVLVSGELAMADRGDVLLEDPEVGRLFLGG; encoded by the coding sequence ATGAGCGATCATAGCCAAGACAAGCAACCGATCCGCGGCTATGGCCGGGGCGGCGTCGAAACCGTCATCTCCGTCGAGGACGTCAACCGCCAGGCGTCCCAGTTGGCCAAGGAGGGCATTCCACCCAGCCGGCTGGCCGAGTTGGCGGGGACGGACGGTTTCGTCACCATAGAAAAGCTGCGCGCCGGCTACGGCAAGATGCAGATTCTTCACGACTTCAATCTGCAGGTCGGCAAAGGCCAGTCGCTCTGCCTCATCGGGCCCAACGGCGCCGGCAAGTCGACGGTGCTGCACTCGATCTTCGGTTTCACCAACATCTTTTCCGGCACGGTGAAGGTCAACGGCAAGGACGTGACCAAGCTGTCCCCCAAGGACAAGCTGCGTTCGGCCGGGGTCGCCTATATTCTGCAGGACAAGTCGGTCTTTCCCGGAATGACGGTGGAGGAGAACCTTTGGATGGGCGGCTATCTGATGGACAAGCCGCAACAGGCCAAGGAGAAGGCCGAGCAGATTTTCGAGAAGTACTCACGCCTGGCCGAACGGCGCCGCCACCCCGCGAAGGTCCTCTCCGGCGGCGAGCGGCGCCTGCTGGAGATCTCCCGCGCCCTGGTGATGGACCCGGACGTACTGCTCGTCGACGAGCCCTCCATCGGCCTGGAGCCGCGCTTTATCGACATGGTTTTCGAGATTCTTGAGGACCTGCAGAAGGGCGAAGGCAAGACCATCATCATGGTCGAACAGAACGCCAAGAAAGGGCTGGAGTTCGCCGACATCGGCTACGTCCTGGTCTCCGGCGAGCTGGCCATGGCGGACAGAGGCGACGTACTGCTGGAAGATCCGGAGGTCGGGAGACTGTTCCTGGGAGGCTGA
- a CDS encoding ABC transporter ATP-binding protein yields MNAELIRVENVSKSFGGVRANHDISISVTEGKITGLIGPNGSGKTTLFNSIVGYHPVDQGSIKFEGQEISDLKVPEIARLGLLRTFQQTRIYGKMDCVRNMLISVPHRNQGFVDMFRGYSGEQKDKAEALLEFVGLYQKRHLMSGDLSFGQQKLLEFAMALMNDPKVLLLDEPTAGINPTLINGLIDRLKRANEEFGITLLVIEHNMRVIMNLAEHIYCLAHGEMLAEGNPDEIQNDQRVIDAYLGAH; encoded by the coding sequence ATGAACGCGGAATTGATCAGAGTCGAGAATGTCTCGAAGTCGTTCGGCGGCGTCCGCGCCAATCACGACATTTCCATTTCGGTCACGGAGGGCAAGATCACGGGACTAATCGGGCCCAACGGCTCCGGCAAGACCACACTGTTCAATTCGATCGTCGGCTATCACCCGGTCGACCAGGGCTCCATCAAGTTCGAGGGCCAGGAGATTTCCGATCTCAAGGTGCCGGAGATCGCCCGCCTGGGCCTGCTCCGCACCTTCCAGCAGACCCGTATCTACGGCAAGATGGACTGTGTGCGGAACATGTTGATCTCGGTGCCCCATCGCAACCAGGGATTCGTCGACATGTTCAGGGGCTACTCCGGCGAACAGAAGGACAAGGCGGAAGCCCTGCTGGAGTTCGTCGGCCTTTACCAGAAACGCCATCTCATGTCCGGCGACCTCTCCTTCGGACAGCAGAAACTGCTGGAGTTCGCCATGGCGCTGATGAACGATCCCAAGGTCTTGCTGCTCGACGAGCCGACGGCGGGCATCAACCCGACGCTGATCAACGGGCTAATCGACCGCCTGAAGCGGGCCAATGAAGAGTTCGGCATCACCCTGCTGGTCATCGAGCACAACATGCGGGTGATCATGAACCTGGCCGAACACATCTACTGTCTCGCCCATGGAGAGATGCTCGCCGAGGGCAATCCTGACGAGATCCAGAACGATCAGCGCGTCATCGACGCCTACCTGGGGGCGCACTGA
- a CDS encoding branched-chain amino acid ABC transporter permease translates to MTSDNTLPSGTGAPDAGAALGSHSSRIEINRDTTPWYVYAVIAAAALLAPFVFPAYTTQIAFLWLMILFALTWDIAGGQMGYNSLGNIFFFGAGMYICAVVQVGMFTDVGAYTSARGGEQLQLDYFDYFLSLAAGTGAAAIGCAFFAIVLGRIVFGLRGPYFAIGTLGIALSARELVGTWEWIGGGSGIAMPVYPGQPHERSVIFYILFFVLAALTFVFVRWLYSTRFGLAVNAIRDDEEKAEAMGIHTLRHKLVAWSAAAFFLGMSGAIFGNLTGFVEPLEVAFPAATFGIFMVVMALLGGKGTLWGPVIGATLFHVVKEVTWTYLLGWQWVALGLLIVVNVVFFQEGIMGWMQRKWPERFGITVDQRLSDSGGGTTEAGR, encoded by the coding sequence ATGACCAGCGACAACACACTTCCTTCCGGCACAGGCGCTCCCGACGCGGGAGCCGCCTTGGGCAGCCATTCCAGCAGGATCGAGATCAACCGCGACACCACCCCTTGGTACGTCTATGCGGTGATCGCCGCCGCGGCCCTGCTGGCTCCCTTCGTGTTCCCCGCCTATACGACACAGATCGCGTTTCTCTGGCTGATGATCCTCTTCGCCCTGACCTGGGACATCGCCGGCGGACAGATGGGGTACAACTCTCTCGGAAACATCTTCTTCTTCGGCGCCGGCATGTACATCTGCGCGGTCGTGCAGGTGGGTATGTTCACCGACGTGGGGGCCTATACTTCCGCCCGCGGCGGCGAACAGCTGCAGTTGGACTACTTCGATTACTTTCTCAGCCTCGCCGCCGGCACCGGCGCCGCCGCCATCGGTTGCGCCTTTTTCGCCATCGTGCTGGGGCGTATCGTCTTCGGCCTGCGCGGCCCCTACTTCGCCATCGGCACGCTCGGCATCGCCCTCTCGGCGCGCGAGCTGGTCGGCACATGGGAATGGATAGGCGGCGGCAGCGGCATCGCCATGCCCGTCTATCCGGGCCAGCCGCACGAAAGATCGGTGATCTTCTACATTCTGTTCTTCGTGCTGGCGGCGCTCACCTTCGTCTTCGTGCGTTGGCTCTATTCCACCCGCTTCGGGCTGGCGGTCAACGCGATCCGCGACGATGAGGAAAAGGCCGAGGCGATGGGCATCCATACGCTGCGCCACAAACTGGTGGCATGGTCCGCCGCGGCATTCTTCCTCGGCATGTCGGGAGCGATCTTCGGCAACCTGACGGGCTTCGTGGAACCCCTGGAAGTCGCCTTCCCAGCCGCCACCTTCGGCATCTTCATGGTCGTCATGGCGCTGCTGGGCGGCAAGGGCACCTTGTGGGGTCCGGTGATCGGCGCCACCCTGTTCCACGTCGTCAAGGAAGTCACATGGACCTATCTGCTGGGCTGGCAATGGGTGGCCTTGGGCTTGCTGATCGTCGTCAACGTGGTGTTCTTCCAAGAAGGCATCATGGGCTGGATGCAGCGCAAATGGCCCGAGCGCTTCGGCATCACGGTCGACCAGCGCCTGTCCGATTCCGGCGGCGGGACCACGGAGGCCGGACGATGA
- a CDS encoding branched-chain amino acid ABC transporter permease, with translation MFDNLDLLALAPALNIQLLLDGLFVGAIFVLAAYGLALVWGVMNVKNLAQGEFVIMGGYFAWHLSTFGIHPIASIPIVFAIMFAFGWAVYLAIIRYVISRDLFTSLLATFGIALVVQQALNLAYGPEVRTAESGFTSHALFGGLVTVAEIKIVSFVLSIGLAAAVITFMKTSRMGQAIRATAQDPRAAKIMGIDTERVYAFTYALNAAICGAAGVLVSMIWVIQPFYGIPHSIRAFVIVTAAGLGNIPGVIVTGLGLGVAEQYSGFVLGAEFQQATPLILLLLVLIWRQVQMARHRQVVQ, from the coding sequence ATGTTCGACAATCTCGACCTGTTGGCGCTCGCACCGGCGCTCAACATCCAATTGCTGCTGGACGGACTCTTCGTCGGCGCAATCTTCGTGCTCGCGGCCTACGGCCTGGCACTTGTCTGGGGCGTGATGAACGTCAAGAACCTCGCCCAAGGCGAGTTCGTGATCATGGGCGGATACTTCGCCTGGCATCTCAGCACCTTTGGCATCCACCCCATCGCCTCCATCCCGATCGTTTTCGCGATCATGTTCGCCTTCGGCTGGGCGGTGTACCTGGCGATCATCCGCTACGTGATATCCCGCGACCTCTTCACCTCGCTGCTCGCCACCTTCGGCATCGCCCTTGTGGTGCAGCAGGCCCTGAACCTGGCCTACGGTCCGGAGGTGCGTACCGCGGAATCCGGCTTCACCTCCCACGCTCTGTTCGGCGGTCTGGTGACGGTGGCGGAGATCAAGATCGTCTCCTTCGTGCTCAGCATCGGGCTGGCCGCCGCGGTCATCACCTTCATGAAGACCAGCCGCATGGGCCAAGCGATTCGCGCCACGGCGCAGGATCCCCGCGCGGCGAAGATCATGGGGATCGACACCGAGCGGGTCTACGCCTTCACCTACGCACTCAACGCCGCGATCTGCGGCGCCGCGGGCGTGCTTGTCTCGATGATCTGGGTGATTCAGCCTTTCTACGGCATCCCTCACTCCATTCGCGCTTTCGTCATCGTGACCGCGGCAGGCCTGGGGAACATTCCCGGCGTGATCGTCACCGGTCTCGGCCTGGGTGTGGCCGAGCAGTATTCGGGCTTCGTGCTCGGCGCCGAGTTCCAACAGGCGACGCCGCTCATCCTGCTGCTGCTGGTTCTGATTTGGCGGCAAGTCCAGATGGCGCGGCACAGACAGGTGGTGCAATAA
- a CDS encoding amino acid ABC transporter substrate-binding protein, which translates to MKSINTPVKAWNSIGARTFSGLVLAGAAAGMIAAGPASAKVDGDTIILGSAISLTGKYSSNGIDTQNGYDLAVKKINEMGGVKVGGKSYKLKIQYYDDESTPARTAQLLERLIEQDGVQYILGPYSSATTIAAAPVTEKYQVPMIEAEGASRALFNKGYKYLFAVLSTSEQYLASAVGLAAEIAEKNGKNPADVRVAMVFENDAFSLDVRAGVVEDMKKFGMKTVIDDKMPADLSDISATLTKVKALKPDLLVISGHNKGAVTAARQMQELQVQVPMVAMTHCEGAKIVQQFGAAADGYLCPTQWAETLSYSDGYFGSAADYDKLFKSTFEGYSNVPYQAAQASAAVIVWKEAFEAANAFETDKVRDAIAATDTETFYGPIKFSEAGNNLAKPMVLRQIQGGEYKVVAPSKYASDSLVWPREAMY; encoded by the coding sequence ATGAAATCCATCAATACGCCTGTAAAGGCTTGGAATAGCATTGGAGCCCGGACCTTTTCCGGTCTCGTTCTGGCAGGTGCCGCCGCCGGCATGATCGCCGCGGGGCCCGCCAGCGCCAAGGTCGACGGCGACACCATCATCCTCGGATCGGCGATCTCGCTGACCGGCAAGTATTCCTCCAACGGTATCGACACCCAGAACGGCTACGATCTCGCGGTCAAGAAGATCAACGAGATGGGCGGCGTCAAGGTCGGCGGCAAGAGCTACAAGCTCAAGATCCAGTACTATGACGACGAATCGACCCCGGCCCGTACCGCGCAGCTCCTGGAACGCCTGATCGAGCAGGACGGCGTGCAGTACATCCTCGGCCCCTACAGCTCGGCGACCACCATCGCCGCCGCGCCGGTGACCGAGAAGTACCAGGTGCCGATGATCGAGGCCGAAGGCGCCTCGCGCGCCCTTTTCAACAAGGGCTACAAGTACCTCTTCGCGGTGCTGTCGACCTCCGAGCAGTATCTCGCCAGCGCGGTCGGCCTCGCGGCGGAGATCGCCGAGAAGAACGGCAAGAACCCCGCCGACGTCCGCGTCGCGATGGTCTTCGAGAACGACGCCTTCTCCCTCGACGTGCGCGCTGGCGTGGTCGAGGACATGAAGAAGTTCGGCATGAAGACCGTCATCGACGACAAGATGCCGGCCGACCTGTCCGACATCTCCGCGACGCTGACGAAGGTCAAGGCCCTGAAGCCCGACCTGCTGGTCATCTCCGGCCACAACAAGGGCGCCGTCACCGCGGCCCGTCAGATGCAGGAGCTTCAGGTCCAGGTGCCGATGGTCGCCATGACCCACTGCGAAGGCGCCAAGATCGTCCAGCAGTTCGGTGCCGCCGCCGACGGCTATCTCTGCCCGACCCAGTGGGCCGAAACGCTGAGCTACTCCGACGGCTACTTCGGTTCCGCGGCCGACTACGACAAGCTCTTCAAGTCGACCTTCGAAGGCTACTCGAACGTGCCCTACCAAGCGGCTCAGGCTTCCGCCGCCGTGATCGTCTGGAAGGAGGCCTTCGAAGCCGCCAATGCATTCGAGACGGACAAGGTGCGCGACGCCATCGCGGCGACGGACACGGAGACCTTCTACGGTCCGATCAAGTTCTCCGAAGCCGGCAACAACCTCGCAAAGCCGATGGTGCTGCGGCAGATTCAGGGCGGCGAGTACAAGGTTGTCGCTCCGTCCAAGTACGCCTCCGATTCCTTGGTGTGGCCGCGCGAGGCCATGTACTGA
- a CDS encoding Na(+)/H(+) antiporter subunit D, whose protein sequence is MIEGLSPAFILFFGALLVGLARGHLRSLVILAAPLLTLWAIWQVPDGAVTSLPFLDYQLTPLAGSPLRRLFATIFALMAFTGGLFAFRQARWQELAAAHAYAAGAIGCSFAGDLVTLFVYWEIMALFSTLVVLCGGTPAARRAGFRYAVMHLVGGVILMVGIVGVIVQSGSVAVQPLRAVDPATWMVLIGLLVNAAAPPVSAWLADAYPEASPTGSVFLSAFTTKTAVLALILLFPGEPVLIGVGLYMVMYGIIYALLENNVRRILAYSIVNQVGFMVTAIGIGTEMALNGAAAHAFAHIIYKALLLMSAGTVVYRTGKHLCTDVGGLFRTMPLTAICGIIGALAISGFPLTSGFTTKTMISEAAAMEHLGLVYMLLAAASAGVFLHAGIKFPWFVFFQKDSGLRPKDAPWNMGLAMVIFSALCILLGVYPQPLYDLLPYPVAYEAYKPAKVVYYLQLLLFSGLAFFLLLPLMRRTLTISLDFDWFWRVLFAKAGAAGYALLGALRSWLDARLRDLRGLLRPPTRSLLAPKPVGEDVAESARDGLLARDWAIGAAALWIAVLLIAYAIALFL, encoded by the coding sequence ATGATTGAAGGACTGTCGCCCGCCTTCATCCTTTTCTTCGGCGCCCTGCTGGTCGGCCTGGCGCGCGGTCATCTGCGCAGCCTCGTGATCCTCGCCGCACCGCTGTTGACGCTCTGGGCCATCTGGCAGGTTCCCGACGGCGCGGTCACGAGCCTGCCTTTCCTCGACTATCAGCTCACACCGCTGGCCGGCAGCCCGCTGCGCCGGCTGTTCGCCACCATCTTCGCTCTCATGGCCTTCACCGGCGGCCTCTTCGCCTTCCGCCAGGCCCGCTGGCAGGAACTGGCCGCGGCCCATGCCTATGCCGCCGGCGCCATCGGCTGCAGCTTCGCCGGAGACCTCGTCACCCTGTTCGTCTATTGGGAGATCATGGCGCTGTTCTCCACCCTGGTGGTGCTCTGCGGCGGCACTCCGGCGGCGCGCCGGGCCGGCTTCCGCTACGCGGTGATGCACCTGGTCGGCGGCGTGATCCTGATGGTGGGCATCGTCGGCGTCATCGTGCAGAGCGGCTCTGTGGCGGTTCAGCCGCTGCGCGCGGTCGATCCCGCAACCTGGATGGTGCTGATCGGCCTCCTGGTCAACGCAGCCGCCCCGCCGGTCTCCGCCTGGCTGGCCGACGCCTATCCCGAAGCGAGCCCCACAGGCTCGGTCTTCCTCTCGGCCTTCACCACCAAGACCGCGGTGCTGGCGCTGATCCTACTGTTCCCGGGCGAGCCGGTGCTGATCGGCGTCGGCCTCTACATGGTCATGTACGGCATCATCTACGCCCTGCTGGAAAACAACGTGCGGCGCATCCTCGCCTACTCGATCGTCAACCAGGTGGGCTTCATGGTGACCGCCATCGGCATCGGCACCGAGATGGCGCTGAACGGCGCGGCCGCCCACGCCTTCGCCCACATCATCTACAAGGCCCTGCTGCTGATGAGCGCCGGTACGGTGGTCTACCGCACCGGCAAGCACCTCTGTACCGACGTCGGCGGCCTTTTCCGCACCATGCCCCTGACGGCGATCTGCGGCATCATCGGGGCGCTGGCGATCTCCGGCTTTCCGCTGACCTCCGGGTTCACCACCAAGACCATGATCTCAGAAGCGGCGGCCATGGAGCATCTCGGGCTGGTCTACATGCTGCTCGCCGCCGCTTCCGCCGGCGTCTTCCTGCATGCCGGCATCAAGTTCCCCTGGTTCGTCTTCTTCCAGAAGGATTCCGGCCTGCGCCCCAAGGACGCGCCCTGGAACATGGGGCTCGCCATGGTGATCTTCTCGGCGCTCTGCATCCTGCTGGGAGTCTACCCGCAACCGCTCTACGACCTGTTGCCCTACCCGGTGGCCTATGAGGCCTATAAACCCGCCAAGGTCGTCTATTACCTGCAGTTGCTGCTGTTCTCCGGACTGGCGTTCTTCCTGCTGTTGCCGCTGATGCGCCGCACGCTCACCATCAGCCTGGACTTCGACTGGTTCTGGCGGGTTCTCTTCGCCAAGGCCGGGGCGGCCGGCTACGCCCTCCTCGGCGCCCTGCGGTCTTGGCTGGACGCACGGCTGCGCGACCTGCGCGGATTGCTGCGTCCGCCGACCCGCTCCCTGCTCGCCCCGAAGCCGGTCGGAGAGGACGTGGCGGAAAGCGCCCGCGACGGTCTGCTGGCCCGCGACTGGGCGATCGGCGCCGCCGCTTTGTGGATCGCCGTGCTGCTCATCGCCTATGCGATCGCCTTGTTCCTGTAA